Below is a window of Methanobrevibacter sp. DNA.
TAATCAAATGAAACAAAAATTTAACTTGGAAGATAATATGGGAAAATCCAAAAGAATTTTTTACTATGATCTCTTAGGCTGATGGCAATAATCGGAATTATATTTTGCCATACATCTGTATATTTTGTCATAGGAGATATGGAAAGCTTTAATTTTTACATATCTTCATTCTATGACTGTTTAAGAGATTTTTCCGTACCTGTTTTTGTCATGCTGAGTGGCGCTCTGCT
It encodes the following:
- a CDS encoding acyltransferase family protein, with translation MAIIGIIFCHTSVYFVIGDMESFNFYISSFYDCLRDFSVPVFVMLSGALLLNRKDSMIPFFKKRLSRILIPFIFWAAMYVIYSFIYQKVRNT